Below is a window of Mycobacterium dioxanotrophicus DNA.
CGGGCCGCGCTGGAATCCGAGCAACTCAATTTCTCGCCCGAGGCGCCCATCGGCCTGTGGGGCTACTCCGGTGGCGGACTGGCCACCGGGTGGGCCGCCGAGATGTGTGAGTCCTACGCACCCGAGCTCAATGTCGTCGGCGCGGTCCTCGGCTCGCCCGTCGGCGATCTCGGGCACACCTTCCAGCGGCTCAACGGCACCATGTTTTCCGGACTGCCCGCGCTCGTGGTGGCCGCGCTCGCCGACATCTACCCCGGCCTCAACCGCGTCATCGCCGAACACGCCACCCGTGAAGGCCGCAAGCTGCTGGACCGGCTGCACCGGATGACCACGGTGGAAGCCGTGCTGCGCCTCATCGGCACCGACATGGAAGATCTGGTGGACCTGCCGTTGGAACAGATCCTCGCCATGTCGGAAGTCAGCGAGGTGTTCGACGACATCAAGCTGGGAACCGCCGCTCCCCGGCCGCCGGTGCTCATCGTGCAGGCCGTCCACGACGAGATCATCTCGGTCGACGACATCGACGCGCTCGCCGACACGTACATCACCGGTGGCGCCGACGTCACCTATCACCGGGACATGTTCTGCGACCACCTGTTGCTGCATCCCATGTCGGCGCCCATGGCGCTGCGCTGGCTGGGCGACCGGTTCGCCGAACGCCCGCTCACCGCACACCTGGTGCGCACGAAATGGCCGACGCTGCTCAACCCCATGACCTACGTGGGGATGGCCCGGCTCGCGGGCATCGGGTTCAAGATGGTCACCGGCCGCACGGTGCGGCACCGGCGGCTCTGAGCCGGCTCAGACTCCAGGCTGGGCGACCGTGGCAGGCAACACCGGATACACCGGGGTTTCCTCGGGCGGCCAGGCACCCAGGTCGTCGCGCGCGGCGGAAACCGCCATCAACGCGTACACCAGGGCGGCGACGGCCGCCGGAAACAGGATCGTGGTGGCGATCTGCAGTGGCCCGTGCCCGAAGAACGCCGACGGGGCTTCGACGACATAGTGCACGCGATGTTCCGGACTGATCGGGGCCCCGAGCAGGTCGACGGTTCCGTAACGCAGGTGCGCCAGCGCAACACCGACGCCTGCCGCTGCAGCCGCCGACACCCCGCACCCGACGACCAGCGCTCCCGCGAGCACCGGGCCACGGTGCGCACGCCACTGCCAGACCAGCACCGCGGCCACGATCGACGTGACCACCAGGAAGCCGACGAACATGAATGCGGACGTGAAGAAGTTGTCGGATTCGCTGCCGAGGTAGGCATGGATCCGCTCGCCGCTGCGCGTGAGCGCGACCACGCCGTGGATCGACGGCGCCAACCAGGCCCACAGTGCACCGACGACAGCGCCTAGCAACGCCATGGCGACCACGACGGTCACCGCGGCGCGTTGCCGTGAAAAACGGGGGCCCGCAACAACATCGGAGGCAGGGACGGGAGCAGGCGCGGGCGCCTCGTCCGGGGCGTTCGGCTCTTCGCCCGAGAGGCTCATCGGGGCGTTCGGCTCTTCGCCCGAGAGGCTCATCGGGGCGTTCGGCTCTTCGCCCGAGAGGCTCATCGCTGAGTCTCCAGGTCCTTGGAGTCCACCACCCCATGCCGCGAACACTTCGCCCACCACCCGTCCGGGCGCACCTGGACGATCATCCGGCGGCCACACTCCGCGCAGAAGCGGGGCGGCTCGAGGCCGAGCTGAGCGGCGGTCGGGACCGCCGAGCCGGTCGCTGCGTTGACCTCGACGCCGGTATAGACGTTGTACACACCGGCGCTGACAGGCGCGGGCAGCGCCGGCATCTCGCTAATCATCACCAACAGTTCTACAGGCTGGCGTTGAGCGCCTTGATGGGCATCTGCAGATCGTCGAGCAGTTCCAGGTCCGCTTCGGCCGGACGGCCCAGCGTGGTCAGGTAGTTGCCGACGATGACGGCGTTGATGCCGCCCAGGATGCCCTTCTTGGCGCCGAGGTCACCGAGGGTGATCTCACGGCCGCCGGCGAACCGCAGCATGGTGCGCGGCAGCGCCAGCCGGAACGCGGCCACCGCCTTGAGCGCCTCGGAGGCGGGCAGCACCTCCAGGTCGCCGAACGGCGTCCCCGGGCGCGGGTTCAGGAAGTTCAGCGGCACCTCGTGCGGGTCGAGCTCGGCCAGGTTCGCCGCGAACTCGGCGCGCTGCTCAAGCGTCTCCCCCATGCCGAGGATTCCGCCGCAGCACACCTCCATGCCGGCCTCGCGGACCATGCGCAGGGTGTCCCAGCGCTCTTCCCAGGTGTGGGTGGTGACGACGTTGGTGAAGAACGAGCGTGCCGTCTCCAGATTGTGGTTGTAGCGGTGCACACCCATGTCGGAGAGCCGCTGCACCTGCTCCTCGGACAGCATGCCCAGCGAGCACGCGATCTGGATGTCGACTTCGTTGCGGATCGCCTCGATGCCGGCGGCCACCTGGGCCAGCAGCCGCTCGTCCGGGCCGCGCACCGCCGCGACGATGCAGAACTCGGTCGCACCGGTCTTGGCGGTCTGCTTGGCGGCTTCCACCAGGCTCGGGATGTCCAGCCAGGCGCTGCGCACGGGAGAGGCGAAAAGCCCTGACTGCGAACAGAAGTGGCAATCCTCGGGGCAACCGCCGGTCTTGAGGCTGATGATGCCCTCGACCTCGACGTCGGGGCCACACCACTTCATCCGGACGTCGTGCGCCAGAGCGAGGAGTTCCTCGAGGTGCTCATCGGGCAGCTGCAGCACCTGCAGCGTCTGGTCCTGATCGAGGCCCACGCCACGCTCTAGGACCTGCTCCCGGGCCACACTCAACACATCCACGGTCGCCTGCGTCACAGTGGGTTCCTCCTGCGGATCATCGTCTTGCACGTCGACGGAGCCGACGTTTGAACGTGTAGGCCGGT
It encodes the following:
- a CDS encoding DUF2567 domain-containing protein, with the protein product MSLSGEEPNAPDEAPAPAPVPASDVVAGPRFSRQRAAVTVVVAMALLGAVVGALWAWLAPSIHGVVALTRSGERIHAYLGSESDNFFTSAFMFVGFLVVTSIVAAVLVWQWRAHRGPVLAGALVVGCGVSAAAAAGVGVALAHLRYGTVDLLGAPISPEHRVHYVVEAPSAFFGHGPLQIATTILFPAAVAALVYALMAVSAARDDLGAWPPEETPVYPVLPATVAQPGV
- the bioB gene encoding biotin synthase BioB, with translation MTQATVDVLSVAREQVLERGVGLDQDQTLQVLQLPDEHLEELLALAHDVRMKWCGPDVEVEGIISLKTGGCPEDCHFCSQSGLFASPVRSAWLDIPSLVEAAKQTAKTGATEFCIVAAVRGPDERLLAQVAAGIEAIRNEVDIQIACSLGMLSEEQVQRLSDMGVHRYNHNLETARSFFTNVVTTHTWEERWDTLRMVREAGMEVCCGGILGMGETLEQRAEFAANLAELDPHEVPLNFLNPRPGTPFGDLEVLPASEALKAVAAFRLALPRTMLRFAGGREITLGDLGAKKGILGGINAVIVGNYLTTLGRPAEADLELLDDLQMPIKALNASL
- the bsaP gene encoding biotin synthase auxiliary protein BsaP, yielding MISEMPALPAPVSAGVYNVYTGVEVNAATGSAVPTAAQLGLEPPRFCAECGRRMIVQVRPDGWWAKCSRHGVVDSKDLETQR
- a CDS encoding lipase family protein: MDLGSAANVAGAEWIGRTPHEELDRGARPELPADDPFYAPPAGFQHAAPGTVLRSRDVELSFLGVIPQRLHATQLLYRSTSRTGVPEAAVTTVIVPPDAAPDCPLVSYQCAIDAITGRCFPSYALRRHAKATGSLAQLELLLITAAVAQGWAVSIPDHEGVEGMWGAPYEPGYRILDGLRAALESEQLNFSPEAPIGLWGYSGGGLATGWAAEMCESYAPELNVVGAVLGSPVGDLGHTFQRLNGTMFSGLPALVVAALADIYPGLNRVIAEHATREGRKLLDRLHRMTTVEAVLRLIGTDMEDLVDLPLEQILAMSEVSEVFDDIKLGTAAPRPPVLIVQAVHDEIISVDDIDALADTYITGGADVTYHRDMFCDHLLLHPMSAPMALRWLGDRFAERPLTAHLVRTKWPTLLNPMTYVGMARLAGIGFKMVTGRTVRHRRL